From a single Aneurinibacillus sp. REN35 genomic region:
- a CDS encoding ABC transporter substrate-binding protein: MKKRKVTGILLTLMLSAGMIAGCGGAKDTSTASSGGQAVAGDTIKIGANLELSGGTASYGQSAGQGIDLAVEEINKNGGVNGKKLEVVKVDNKSDAAESTNAAIKLTSQEKVTAIIGPATSGAVIAEAQIATDNKTVVITPSGTNAEITVSKDGKLQEYMFRTCFIDPFQGTVAANFAAKELKVKNAAIFLDSASDYSKGLAASFEKTFTENGGKVVAKEAYIAKDTDFRATLTRIKAANPDFIFIPGYYEEVGLIIKQAREMGIKAALMGGDGWDSPTLADLAGKDALNNAYTIAHYASDDPDPKIKEFVKAFQDKYQGKAPNGFNALGYDSVYFLADGLKRAGDLDPVKIKDALAQTKDLSLVSGKFTVDEQHNPIKAATILKYENGTAKFAAKVNP; encoded by the coding sequence ATGAAGAAAAGAAAAGTAACAGGCATTTTACTTACATTGATGCTGTCTGCTGGAATGATCGCAGGTTGCGGTGGTGCCAAAGATACAAGCACAGCCTCATCAGGTGGACAGGCAGTGGCGGGAGATACAATTAAGATTGGTGCGAACCTTGAGCTTTCCGGTGGAACGGCTTCGTATGGTCAATCAGCCGGTCAAGGTATTGATCTTGCTGTTGAAGAAATCAACAAAAACGGCGGAGTTAACGGAAAGAAACTTGAAGTGGTGAAGGTGGATAACAAATCTGATGCTGCTGAGTCAACCAATGCGGCAATCAAGCTGACAAGCCAGGAGAAAGTAACAGCGATTATCGGGCCGGCTACCAGCGGCGCTGTAATTGCGGAAGCGCAGATTGCTACAGATAACAAAACCGTAGTTATTACGCCATCCGGAACGAACGCCGAAATTACGGTGAGCAAAGACGGTAAACTGCAGGAATACATGTTCCGTACATGCTTTATCGATCCATTCCAAGGCACAGTAGCAGCCAACTTTGCTGCAAAAGAATTGAAAGTAAAGAATGCTGCAATCTTTTTAGATAGTGCAAGCGACTACTCCAAAGGCTTGGCAGCATCATTTGAGAAAACGTTTACAGAGAATGGCGGCAAGGTAGTGGCGAAGGAAGCGTACATCGCAAAAGATACGGATTTCCGCGCTACACTGACGCGTATCAAGGCAGCAAACCCTGACTTTATTTTCATCCCTGGCTATTATGAAGAAGTTGGCCTGATCATTAAGCAGGCGCGTGAGATGGGCATCAAAGCAGCGCTTATGGGTGGAGACGGTTGGGATTCCCCGACGCTGGCTGACCTAGCTGGAAAAGACGCACTGAACAATGCGTATACGATTGCTCACTACGCATCGGATGATCCAGATCCGAAAATCAAAGAATTCGTTAAAGCATTCCAAGACAAATATCAAGGCAAAGCACCAAACGGTTTTAACGCGTTAGGTTATGACTCTGTATACTTCCTAGCAGACGGATTGAAGCGCGCGGGTGACCTAGATCCGGTGAAGATTAAAGACGCGCTGGCTCAAACAAAAGATCTCTCGCTTGTATCCGGTAAATTCACAGTGGATGA
- a CDS encoding YgaP family membrane protein, which yields MKKNVGTSDAFIRITLGLIGLSYSIARMVRCPYRNSSLLIGVLSAMKVAEGLTRFCPLFAMFGMNTANGNTKRPYRIYSYPRRCR from the coding sequence ATGAAAAAAAATGTTGGAACATCTGATGCCTTCATCCGTATTACGCTTGGTCTTATCGGACTCTCATACAGCATCGCGCGCATGGTACGCTGTCCATACCGTAATTCCTCTTTATTGATCGGTGTGCTAAGCGCAATGAAGGTGGCGGAAGGTCTTACCCGTTTCTGTCCGCTATTCGCTATGTTTGGTATGAATACCGCAAACGGAAACACAAAACGCCCGTATCGCATCTATAGTTATCCGCGCCGCTGCAGGTAA
- a CDS encoding EYxxD motif small membrane protein: MDRLMWEVVSDNLYVILTVAASVIIVVYMWAKYNSKSRSRYKS; the protein is encoded by the coding sequence ATGGATCGATTGATGTGGGAGGTTGTCAGCGACAATCTCTATGTAATTCTAACCGTCGCTGCCTCTGTTATTATCGTGGTCTATATGTGGGCCAAATATAACAGCAAGTCCCGTAGTCGTTATAAGTCATAA